The following coding sequences lie in one Miscanthus floridulus cultivar M001 chromosome 9, ASM1932011v1, whole genome shotgun sequence genomic window:
- the LOC136482806 gene encoding protein ALP1-like codes for MPPLRGAKRRRKAALEKMAAAAAMAAAASGEPPGDWWDAFCMRMSGTLSSIEDAHRFESVFKMPRRAFDYVCNLVKDEMMVRSSSYTFLDGTMLCLEDRVAIALRRLNSGGSLVTVGSSVGVNHSTVSLITWRFIEAMEERASHHLRWPDSSEMEKIKSKFEKIHGLPNCCGVVDTTHITMCLSSAEPNCKVWLDQEKNYSMVLQAVVDLDTRFTDIVTGWPGSMKESSILHSSGLFKLCEKGERLNGSKLKVSDGSEIGEYLIGDSGYPLLPWLLTPYQEKDLTESSAEFNSRHSAARTVAPRTLAKFKDTWKFLQGEMWRPDKHKLPRIIHVCCLLHNIIIDLQETAVDEAPAWSSDHDAKYRQQVCQLADENGVRVRGKLSQHLISR; via the exons ATGCCGCCGCTGCGCGGGGCCAAGCGCCGGCGGAAGGCGGCGTTGGAGAAGATGGCGGCCGCGGCCGCAATGGCGGCTGCCGCCTCGGGCGAGCCGCCTGGCGACTGGTGGGACGCCTTCTGCATGCGGATGTCAG GAACCTTATCTTCTATCGAGGATGCACACAGATTCGAGTCTGTATTCAAAATGCCAAGAAGAGCTTTCGACTATGTCTGCAACTTGGTGAAAGATGAAATGATGGTGAGGTCCAGCAGCTATACCTTTCTTGATGGCACAATGCTGTGTTTGGAAGATCGAGTGGCCATTGCTCTACGGAGGCTGAACTCTGGTGGGTCACTGGTGACTGTAGGATCCTCTGTTGGAGTGAACCACTCAACCGTGTCGCTGATAACTTGGAGATTCATTGAGGCCATGGAGGAgcgagcaagccaccacttgcgCTGGCCAGACTCCAGCGAAATGGAGAAGATCAAGTCCAAGTTTGAGAAGATCCATGGTCTGCCAAACTGCTGCGGCGTTGTGGATACAACACACATCACAATGTGCCTTTCATCAGCTGAGCCAAACTGCAAGGTCTGGCTCGATCAGGAGAAGAATTACAGCATGGTATTGCAAGCTGTTGTTGATTTGGATACAAGGTTTACAGACATCGTGACTGGGTGGCCTGGAAGCATGAAAGAGTCCAGCATTTTGCACAGCTCTGGCCTTTTCAAGCTCTGCGAGAAAGGTGAGCGGCTGAATGGCAGCAAGCTGAAGGTATCAGATGGATCAGAGATCGGAGAATACTTGATCGGCGACTCGGGCTACCCCCTTCTTCCCTGGCTGCTCACACCTTACCAAGAGAAGGACCTCACAGAGTCCAGTGCTGAGTTCAACAGTAGGCACTCTGCAGCGAGAACAGTCGCTCCAAGGACACTGGCCAAGTTCAAGGACACATGGAAGTTCCTGCAGGGTGAGATGTGGCGTCCGGACAAGCATAAGCTGCCCCGGATAATCCATGTCTGCTGCTTGCTGCACAACATAATCATAGACCTTCAGGAGACAGCCGTGGACGAGGCACCGGCGTGGTCGAGCGACCATGACGCTAAGTACAGGCAGCAGGTGTGCCAGTTAGCTGATGAGAATGGAGTCAGGGTGAGGGGCAAACTGTCCCAGCACCTGATTAGCAGGTGA